One stretch of Bacteroidota bacterium DNA includes these proteins:
- a CDS encoding carboxypeptidase-like regulatory domain-containing protein, giving the protein MKSFFTHTAFIFIFSLLSPACETTADDSYTSPTVISGTVKDGNGLAVFNAKISLSTAGTFEGVFTDANGLFHLTGFPAGKHRVKIEKIGFEVYDGAVPNPINGVSTISAVLQKKTYIIPTAKPTSTGPVRIKNKTVETDFDGDGVYTEFIIKGAAFSPMPIGGKPITKEIYDRSNFWLKGLNANTVRTYSGVDKYFLRQAALNNIRVIVSFWVNLDLDLSLVDVRQTVIDNFAAMVLDLKDFPGVLMWNIGNEQNYSSTPNNGNSPYWYSLTQELAIAAYKVEGEKYHPVCISNGHLYNIGESGMKANDSSITYIDLWASNAYEMNFINFFSTYRTRTTKPIVITEFGIDALNNANKIEYESIQAYVDSVNWVQIRTAKDVCVGATVFEFTDEWWKATGDVNSHDYGGYQTSAHPDGYSNEEWWGIVAVTPDTDNDGMDEWRPRMAFEMFSRNWK; this is encoded by the coding sequence ATGAAATCTTTCTTTACTCATACCGCGTTCATTTTCATCTTTTCTCTCCTCTCCCCGGCATGCGAAACTACGGCCGACGACTCATATACCAGTCCAACAGTAATTTCAGGCACAGTTAAAGATGGAAACGGTCTGGCTGTGTTCAATGCAAAAATATCTTTATCAACGGCAGGAACATTCGAAGGAGTGTTTACAGATGCGAATGGGCTTTTTCATCTTACAGGATTTCCGGCGGGGAAGCACCGGGTGAAGATCGAAAAAATCGGTTTTGAGGTGTATGATGGTGCGGTTCCTAATCCGATTAATGGAGTTTCCACAATCAGCGCTGTATTGCAAAAGAAAACGTATATCATTCCCACCGCTAAACCGACAAGTACAGGTCCTGTTCGAATAAAAAATAAAACAGTAGAAACAGATTTTGACGGTGACGGTGTTTATACTGAATTCATTATTAAGGGAGCCGCATTTTCCCCAATGCCAATCGGTGGTAAACCAATCACTAAAGAGATTTATGATCGGTCTAATTTTTGGCTGAAGGGATTAAATGCCAATACTGTAAGAACGTATTCCGGTGTTGATAAATATTTTCTTCGACAGGCCGCTCTCAATAATATAAGGGTGATTGTCAGCTTTTGGGTCAATCTTGATCTTGATTTATCCCTTGTCGACGTGCGACAAACGGTGATTGATAATTTTGCAGCCATGGTGTTAGATCTCAAAGATTTTCCCGGCGTACTGATGTGGAATATTGGAAACGAACAAAATTATTCTTCCACCCCCAATAACGGGAACAGTCCATATTGGTACTCTCTTACGCAGGAATTGGCGATAGCAGCCTATAAAGTGGAGGGAGAAAAATATCATCCCGTCTGCATCAGCAATGGACATCTGTATAATATTGGAGAGAGTGGAATGAAAGCGAACGACTCTTCCATTACCTACATCGATCTTTGGGCCAGTAATGCATACGAAATGAATTTTATAAATTTTTTCTCCACTTATCGCACCAGAACAACAAAACCGATTGTGATTACTGAATTTGGAATTGATGCGTTAAATAATGCAAATAAAATTGAATATGAATCAATTCAGGCATATGTTGACAGTGTGAATTGGGTGCAGATCAGGACAGCGAAAGATGTTTGCGTTGGTGCAACAGTATTTGAATTTACTGACGAGTGGTGGAAGGCAACAGGAGACGTGAACAGTCATGATTACGGTGGTTATCAAACAAGTGCGCATCCCGACGGTTACTCTAATGAAGAATGGTGGGGAATTGTAGCTGTCACACCGGATACGGATAATGATGGAATGGACGAATGGCGCCCACGAATGGCATTTGAAATGTTTTCACGAAACTGGAAATAA
- a CDS encoding glycoside hydrolase family 3 N-terminal domain-containing protein has product MKLLSLFSAIIILFSVTTAQQKKVMSVDSQVQTLLKKMTLEEKIGQMTQIDYEAVKNTPGDLIKFSLGSVLWGGNSEIVDLSAKGWAECYDSLQRLSEKTRLKIPMIFGIDAVHGHNNVDGAVIFPHNIALGATHNPQLVEQVAMITAKEMKGTGIHWAFSPCVAVVRNERWGRTYESFGEDPELVRMLGTSHVKGLQGTNLSDKNSVLACVKHYMGDGGTMNGIDQGNTVADEATMRKLFLPAYIDAINAGALSVMASYNSWNGNKMHGNKYLLTDVLKGELKFQGFVVGDWNGIDQLSQKYKYAVEQAVNAGVDMAMITTPRGSFNSYDAFVSTMKELVNEKAISMKRIDDAVSRILKAKIVMGLFEQKYSDKVLLTEIGSPAHREIGRNAVRQSLVLLKNEKNLLPLSKNAKSILVAGKGADDIGMQCGGWTINWQGKMGKTISGGTTIYQAITNTVSKATNVKYSADGSGADSGDVAIVVVGEEPYAEFLGDKADLTLSNDDAALVEKLRSKGIPVVVILLSGRPLIVNSTLDASTAFIAAWLPGTEGQGVADVLFGDYEPTGKLPHSWPKSMSQIPINVGDTEYNPLFPFGFGLTYSTEKAMK; this is encoded by the coding sequence ATGAAGCTACTTTCATTATTCTCGGCAATCATCATTCTTTTTTCGGTTACGACAGCACAGCAGAAAAAAGTGATGTCGGTCGATTCGCAAGTTCAAACACTTCTTAAAAAAATGACATTAGAGGAAAAGATCGGGCAAATGACTCAGATCGATTATGAGGCAGTGAAAAATACCCCCGGCGATCTTATTAAATTTTCTCTTGGTTCAGTCCTCTGGGGTGGTAATTCAGAAATTGTTGATCTTTCAGCAAAAGGGTGGGCTGAGTGTTATGATTCTCTGCAACGACTATCGGAAAAGACACGATTGAAGATTCCAATGATTTTTGGTATTGATGCTGTTCACGGCCACAATAATGTTGATGGTGCGGTAATCTTCCCGCACAATATTGCGTTAGGTGCAACGCATAATCCGCAACTTGTTGAACAAGTTGCCATGATCACAGCAAAAGAGATGAAAGGGACGGGGATTCATTGGGCGTTTTCACCATGTGTTGCCGTTGTTCGCAATGAACGGTGGGGAAGAACGTATGAAAGTTTTGGAGAAGATCCCGAGTTGGTCCGAATGCTGGGCACCTCACACGTGAAAGGATTGCAGGGAACAAATCTTTCAGATAAAAACTCTGTGCTTGCATGCGTAAAGCATTATATGGGTGATGGCGGCACAATGAATGGAATTGATCAAGGAAATACGGTGGCAGATGAAGCGACGATGAGGAAACTTTTTCTTCCGGCGTATATTGATGCGATTAATGCTGGTGCGCTTTCTGTCATGGCATCTTACAACAGTTGGAACGGGAACAAGATGCATGGCAATAAGTATTTACTGACCGATGTTCTAAAGGGTGAATTGAAGTTTCAGGGATTCGTAGTCGGTGATTGGAATGGTATCGATCAGCTTTCACAAAAGTATAAGTATGCAGTAGAACAGGCTGTCAATGCCGGAGTGGATATGGCAATGATTACCACACCTCGAGGATCGTTCAACAGTTATGATGCGTTTGTCAGCACGATGAAAGAATTGGTGAATGAAAAAGCTATCAGCATGAAACGGATCGATGATGCAGTATCGAGGATTCTGAAAGCGAAGATTGTGATGGGCTTGTTTGAGCAAAAATATTCGGATAAGGTATTGCTTACGGAGATTGGTTCACCGGCACACCGGGAAATTGGCCGCAACGCTGTCCGTCAATCGCTCGTTCTATTGAAGAACGAAAAAAATCTTTTGCCGTTATCCAAAAATGCGAAGAGTATTCTTGTTGCAGGAAAAGGTGCCGATGATATTGGTATGCAATGCGGCGGCTGGACAATTAATTGGCAAGGGAAAATGGGAAAAACCATTTCTGGCGGAACTACAATTTATCAAGCTATTACCAATACGGTTTCCAAAGCAACGAACGTAAAATATTCGGCTGACGGCAGCGGTGCAGACAGCGGTGATGTGGCGATTGTTGTTGTCGGTGAAGAACCATATGCAGAGTTTTTGGGTGACAAAGCCGATCTCACTTTATCCAACGATGATGCGGCGCTTGTGGAAAAATTGCGATCAAAAGGAATTCCTGTCGTTGTTATTTTGCTTTCCGGCCGTCCATTGATTGTGAACAGCACATTGGATGCCAGCACAGCATTCATTGCAGCATGGCTTCCCGGAACGGAAGGTCAAGGTGTTGCTGATGTATTGTTCGGTGATTATGAGCCGACGGGTAAGCTTCCTCATTCATGGCCGAAATCGATGAGCCAAATTCCCATCAATGTCGGGGATACAGAATATAATCCGTTATTTCCGTTCGGATTTGGTTTAACATATTCGACTGAAAAAGCGATGAAATAA
- a CDS encoding glycoside hydrolase family 2 TIM barrel-domain containing protein: MKCVYQGLLFIISASIVVAQTATIQSTFQLSSVSDITVPYQNGMPVPSFEKQRRTTISLSGSWKKLRFTANHDLSLLVRDSAGYTQLLTEAAGRQSPHYDDALWQQLAIPGVENILKANEKVPEYYENGVWYRTKFTTPDSLQQKFTKLNFLAANYIADVWLNGKYLGWHEGGFTPFSFNVSSALRYDSANVLVVRIDNIPWGTRKDIVPFYPCDWFNYTGILHEVYLECSDKISVTRADVITKNISGLVQATVVVNNKKLTNENVDVTLNVYKAKTDTVSMMSEISANLAGAEAALQGVSQKSIAIPADSIGVWQADVTISNPELWSPKKPNLYILKVTVSQGGVVKDEFYTQFGVRTIKTLEDRILLNEKVVFLHGVARHEDHPLYGRSLPPSVIFSDLKIVKSVNANYLRSGHYPNHPYTYLAADRLGLLVMEEIPVWWFDEGLPWAIQNVVRKIHVQMFREMVYRDRNRPSIALWSTSNECKDVAGRITFLQMLKSEMESQYPDGRLITQSAAADRPGPYDESQGYCDVAGWTMYFGIFYNPYGLGKYRGTRNFIADASEYFPKKPIIATEYGYWSGESMSQYAKQVEVFDSTFMAFSQRLPIFTTGSPNPFGYLAGVTWWCIFDWYTHQQAGGFQSMGLVRMNRQEEKPVFATAKAKYGLYVDKSENITEVEESRNSVIPEEFMLGQNYPNPFNPSTLISFQLPAGNHVTLKVYDVLGKEIATLVNEQKEPGVYTVPFDASSISTGVYFYRLQAGGFVATKKMAVVK, encoded by the coding sequence ATGAAATGTGTTTACCAGGGTTTGTTATTCATCATCAGTGCTTCCATCGTCGTAGCACAAACAGCAACGATTCAATCAACGTTTCAACTCTCTTCAGTTTCGGATATTACCGTTCCCTATCAAAATGGTATGCCTGTTCCCTCGTTTGAAAAACAACGCCGAACGACTATTTCGTTATCTGGGTCATGGAAAAAACTTCGCTTTACTGCCAATCATGATCTTTCATTGTTAGTTCGCGATTCAGCGGGGTACACCCAATTATTAACGGAAGCAGCAGGTCGGCAATCGCCGCATTACGACGATGCGCTCTGGCAGCAATTGGCAATTCCCGGAGTGGAAAATATATTAAAGGCGAACGAGAAAGTCCCTGAGTATTATGAAAATGGTGTATGGTACCGCACGAAATTTACAACGCCGGATTCATTGCAACAAAAATTCACAAAATTAAATTTTTTAGCCGCAAATTATATTGCCGATGTATGGCTGAATGGAAAATATTTAGGATGGCATGAAGGGGGATTTACCCCGTTTTCGTTTAACGTCTCTTCCGCACTTCGATATGATAGTGCAAATGTGCTGGTGGTTCGGATTGATAATATTCCATGGGGTACGCGAAAAGATATCGTACCGTTCTATCCATGCGACTGGTTCAATTACACAGGGATTCTTCACGAAGTCTATCTTGAATGCAGTGATAAGATTTCTGTAACGCGCGCCGATGTCATTACAAAAAATATCAGTGGGCTTGTGCAAGCTACCGTTGTGGTCAACAATAAAAAATTGACGAATGAAAATGTTGATGTTACTCTGAACGTCTATAAAGCAAAAACTGACACCGTCTCAATGATGAGTGAAATTTCTGCAAATCTTGCCGGCGCGGAAGCTGCCCTACAGGGTGTGTCGCAAAAGTCCATTGCAATACCTGCCGATTCCATTGGAGTGTGGCAGGCAGATGTGACGATCTCAAATCCTGAGCTATGGTCGCCAAAGAAACCGAATCTCTATATTCTTAAAGTAACTGTTTCACAAGGTGGAGTTGTAAAAGATGAATTTTACACGCAATTCGGTGTTCGTACGATCAAAACGCTTGAAGACAGAATATTGTTAAACGAAAAAGTAGTTTTTCTCCATGGCGTTGCACGTCATGAAGATCATCCGTTGTATGGAAGAAGTCTTCCACCAAGCGTTATTTTTTCCGATCTCAAAATTGTAAAGAGTGTTAATGCAAATTATTTACGGAGCGGACATTATCCGAACCATCCATATACGTATCTGGCAGCTGACCGTCTTGGACTGTTAGTGATGGAAGAAATACCTGTCTGGTGGTTCGATGAAGGACTCCCCTGGGCAATACAAAACGTCGTCCGAAAGATTCACGTACAAATGTTTCGCGAAATGGTCTATCGTGACCGAAATCGACCTTCCATTGCATTGTGGAGTACCAGCAATGAATGTAAAGATGTTGCTGGCCGTATCACGTTCCTGCAAATGTTAAAGAGTGAAATGGAATCACAATATCCAGACGGGAGACTAATTACTCAATCTGCCGCAGCCGATCGGCCGGGACCATACGATGAATCTCAGGGATACTGTGACGTTGCCGGTTGGACAATGTACTTTGGAATTTTTTACAATCCATATGGACTTGGAAAATATCGCGGCACCAGAAATTTTATTGCCGACGCCAGTGAATATTTCCCCAAAAAACCAATTATTGCAACGGAGTATGGATATTGGTCCGGCGAGAGTATGTCGCAATATGCAAAACAGGTTGAAGTCTTTGATTCTACATTCATGGCGTTTAGTCAACGGCTTCCTATCTTCACCACCGGAAGCCCAAACCCATTTGGATATCTTGCAGGAGTAACATGGTGGTGTATCTTTGATTGGTATACACATCAACAAGCTGGCGGTTTCCAGAGCATGGGTTTAGTTCGCATGAATCGACAGGAAGAGAAACCTGTGTTTGCTACTGCAAAAGCAAAATACGGATTGTACGTTGACAAGAGCGAAAATATTACGGAAGTCGAAGAATCCCGAAATTCTGTCATCCCGGAAGAATTTATGCTGGGACAAAATTATCCCAATCCGTTCAATCCGTCTACACTGATCAGTTTCCAATTGCCGGCGGGTAATCATGTTACATTGAAAGTGTATGACGTGCTCGGAAAAGAAATCGCTACGCTTGTTAATGAACAGAAAGAGCCCGGAGTATATACCGTTCCGTTCGATGCTTCATCAATATCAACAGGAGTATATTTCTATCGATTGCAGGCCGGTGGTTTTGTTGCTACCAAAAAAATGGCGGTCGTTAAATAA
- a CDS encoding glycoside hydrolase family 16 protein, with protein sequence MKKNMITLMTLLLCSFPMTGCKEDGPSKIIESTTTAQDTSLVLPGWKLVWNDEFNGSFVDSGKWGYEVNGNGGGNNELQYYTEGFENSYVDSGALTIVAKKQAYQGKQYTSARMRSKYKGDWTYGHFEIRAKLPFGKGTWPAIWMLPTDWEYGGWPASGEIDIMEHVGYDQNVIHGSTHCQKYYFKIGTQKSGTVKIANASTDFHTYAIDWYADRIDFFVDGTKYFTSWNDGSGWQGWPFNKRFHFILNIAVGGDWGGAQGIDNSIFPQKMVIDYVRVYEKTN encoded by the coding sequence ATGAAAAAAAATATGATTACTCTCATGACATTGCTCTTATGCTCATTTCCAATGACAGGATGCAAGGAAGATGGGCCGTCAAAAATCATTGAATCGACAACGACTGCCCAGGATACTTCTCTGGTTCTACCGGGATGGAAATTAGTTTGGAATGATGAATTTAACGGATCTTTTGTTGATTCCGGTAAATGGGGGTATGAAGTCAATGGCAACGGAGGAGGTAATAATGAATTACAATACTATACTGAAGGTTTTGAGAATTCGTATGTGGACAGCGGCGCATTAACCATTGTTGCAAAGAAGCAAGCATATCAAGGTAAGCAATATACTTCTGCACGGATGAGATCAAAATATAAAGGGGATTGGACATACGGACATTTTGAGATACGAGCGAAACTTCCCTTTGGAAAAGGGACATGGCCTGCCATTTGGATGCTTCCGACAGATTGGGAATACGGTGGATGGCCGGCGAGCGGTGAGATTGATATTATGGAACATGTCGGATATGACCAAAACGTTATTCATGGATCAACCCACTGTCAAAAATATTATTTTAAGATCGGCACTCAGAAATCAGGAACGGTCAAAATTGCAAACGCATCAACCGATTTTCACACCTATGCGATTGATTGGTATGCTGATCGGATTGATTTTTTCGTGGATGGAACAAAATATTTTACATCGTGGAACGACGGATCCGGCTGGCAGGGATGGCCGTTCAATAAACGTTTTCACTTTATTCTTAATATTGCTGTTGGCGGAGATTGGGGCGGGGCACAAGGGATAGATAATTCCATTTTCCCTCAAAAAATGGTTATTGATTATGTGCGTGTATATGAAAAAACTAACTAA
- a CDS encoding PorV/PorQ family protein: MKTEKFLSIVLVVMLCASLSVAQTFKSNVSKKGTTAAPFLSIGQGARALSMGGAFVAMADDPSSLYWNPAGIADIQGGSVFADHTQWFADIQYNYLATTFSLGDVGTVGLSFTASNIDEMRVTTTDKPEGNGETFYVSDIAFSVGYAIKLTDKFSIGFNPKFVYQKIWKMSASAIAIDIGVKYITPFDGIVLGMSISNFGSKMKMEGTSSSVTHDIDETTTGNNGKIPANLASEEWALPLNFKVGIAYKVFADEMNSLTLAADASHPNDNYESIDLGGEYVFNDFLSLRGGYKSMFLVDSETGLTLGLGVKQALVGSVQIAFDYGYQDFGILQNVQKFTVGIIF, from the coding sequence ATGAAAACTGAAAAATTTCTCTCCATCGTTCTCGTGGTGATGTTGTGTGCATCACTCTCAGTTGCTCAAACTTTTAAATCGAATGTATCGAAAAAAGGAACGACCGCTGCGCCGTTTCTTTCCATCGGGCAAGGAGCGCGAGCTCTTTCCATGGGAGGTGCATTTGTGGCGATGGCCGACGATCCGAGCTCGCTCTATTGGAATCCGGCAGGGATTGCCGATATCCAAGGTGGATCGGTGTTTGCCGATCATACACAATGGTTTGCGGACATTCAGTACAATTATCTTGCAACCACATTCTCTCTTGGCGATGTCGGAACAGTCGGTCTTTCATTTACCGCTTCGAATATTGACGAGATGCGAGTGACAACCACCGATAAACCGGAAGGAAACGGAGAAACATTTTATGTTTCTGATATCGCGTTCAGTGTTGGATATGCCATTAAGCTGACAGATAAATTTTCCATCGGATTTAATCCAAAGTTTGTCTATCAAAAAATATGGAAAATGAGCGCAAGTGCCATCGCGATCGATATCGGTGTGAAGTATATTACTCCATTTGACGGAATCGTATTGGGAATGTCGATTTCCAATTTTGGCTCGAAAATGAAAATGGAAGGGACATCCTCTTCCGTAACACATGATATTGACGAAACAACCACGGGTAATAATGGAAAAATTCCTGCCAATCTTGCATCGGAAGAATGGGCGCTGCCGTTGAATTTTAAAGTAGGAATTGCATACAAAGTATTCGCTGATGAAATGAATTCACTTACGCTTGCAGCCGATGCATCACATCCGAACGACAATTATGAAAGTATTGACCTTGGCGGAGAATATGTCTTTAACGATTTTCTCTCTCTCCGCGGCGGTTACAAGTCAATGTTTCTTGTTGATTCGGAGACCGGGTTGACATTGGGACTTGGCGTTAAACAGGCGTTAGTCGGCAGTGTACAAATCGCATTTGATTATGGGTACCAAGATTTCGGCATTCTGCAAAACGTACAAAAATTTACTGTTGGAATTATTTTTTAA
- the fucP gene encoding L-fucose:H+ symporter permease: MASVTVPTETHIDPSQGGNYNVPLTVVTMLFFMWGFLTCLNDILVPHLKAVFDLSYTQVMFIQFTFFTAYFIMSIPSGKIINMFGYQKGIVIGLLTAGVGTFLFYPAASVPSYPLFLTALFVLASGITLLQVAANPYVAVLGRSETASSRLNLTQAFNSLGTTIAPYFGGLFILTTTMLSVDAMRALPPDQLQAYKLTEASSVQTPYVGLGIALFVLAFAMAKFKLPVIASVEDHHAKAGKLTDALKHRHLVLGAVGIFVYVGAEVSIGSFLVNFIGQPDIAGLKEAAAAGFVSYYWGGAMVGRFIGSALLQKVNAGKLLGTFALISCGLVFTTVFTTGTAAMWTILSVGLFNSIMFPTIFTLGIDGLGKLTSQGSSVLIMAIVGGAIIPLAQGALADTYGIQTAFILPAVCYLYIVFYGFIGSRHN, encoded by the coding sequence ATGGCATCAGTAACCGTTCCAACCGAAACACACATAGATCCATCGCAGGGTGGAAATTACAATGTTCCGCTCACAGTTGTGACCATGCTTTTTTTTATGTGGGGATTCCTCACTTGTTTGAATGACATTCTTGTTCCTCACTTAAAAGCGGTATTTGATCTCTCTTACACACAAGTGATGTTCATTCAGTTCACATTTTTTACGGCGTATTTTATTATGTCGATTCCTTCGGGAAAGATCATCAATATGTTTGGTTATCAAAAGGGAATTGTGATCGGTCTCCTTACCGCTGGTGTTGGAACATTTCTTTTTTATCCCGCTGCAAGTGTTCCGTCCTATCCACTTTTTTTAACAGCACTGTTTGTTCTTGCTTCGGGGATTACGCTGCTTCAAGTTGCGGCAAATCCATATGTGGCAGTGCTTGGACGATCAGAAACTGCGTCCAGTAGATTAAATCTAACACAGGCTTTTAATTCTTTAGGAACAACAATCGCACCCTACTTTGGCGGGTTATTTATTTTAACAACTACAATGTTAAGCGTTGATGCAATGCGCGCTCTTCCCCCGGATCAATTGCAGGCTTATAAATTAACGGAAGCATCGTCGGTACAAACTCCGTATGTGGGACTTGGTATCGCGCTATTTGTACTCGCGTTTGCAATGGCGAAATTTAAACTTCCAGTTATTGCATCGGTGGAAGACCACCATGCGAAAGCGGGAAAACTAACGGACGCACTCAAACATCGGCATCTTGTTCTTGGTGCGGTCGGAATTTTTGTATATGTGGGAGCAGAAGTTTCCATCGGCAGTTTTTTGGTGAACTTTATTGGACAGCCGGATATTGCGGGATTAAAAGAAGCTGCCGCTGCAGGTTTTGTCTCATATTATTGGGGCGGCGCAATGGTAGGTAGATTTATTGGTTCGGCGTTATTGCAAAAAGTAAACGCTGGAAAATTACTCGGTACGTTCGCGTTAATTTCGTGCGGGCTTGTTTTCACTACAGTGTTCACCACCGGAACTGCTGCAATGTGGACGATCCTCAGTGTTGGATTATTCAATTCAATCATGTTCCCGACTATCTTTACTCTGGGAATTGACGGACTTGGCAAATTAACAAGTCAAGGCTCAAGTGTATTAATCATGGCCATTGTGGGCGGTGCAATCATTCCGTTAGCGCAGGGTGCGTTGGCAGATACATACGGTATTCAAACTGCATTCATTCTTCCTGCGGTGTGTTATCTGTATATCGTATTTTATGGCTTTATCGGTTCGCGCCACAACTGA
- a CDS encoding glycoside hydrolase family 16 protein: MKWCSIIFCSVFTIVSTGCKNLLEDPEEKKNPPRNYENYTLVWNDEFDGTTLDLTKWNYETGTGVNGDFGTGQLDRATDRKENIVIVTGLNNAEGSCLAITTRKEHYIDREFTSGRVTTSGKGSWGPGHRIEARVWAKDVLYKGEGFAFWMMPAEKPTNQSSIMWPQGGEIDIMEYVGSFPYDNLGSVHYAWSWLNNEWAEWNHGHKGAYYKYASKTVPFSSPTYTGYPPQANDSTAGSNSFHVYGIEWFSDRMEFAVDGHVYHIHYFNDGDSFDSGMGDGQDEDGIKTINGSRTLLSEYSNHFTEWHPFEHSFFIILSGGVGGSDTKTYGGAIVADAKFPCSVYIDWVRVYKRNQ, translated from the coding sequence GTGAAATGGTGTAGTATTATATTTTGTTCGGTATTCACGATCGTTTCAACAGGGTGTAAAAACCTTCTTGAAGATCCGGAAGAGAAAAAGAATCCACCGAGAAATTATGAAAACTACACACTTGTGTGGAATGATGAATTTGATGGGACAACACTCGATTTAACAAAATGGAATTATGAAACGGGAACGGGTGTCAATGGAGATTTTGGCACCGGACAATTAGATCGAGCAACTGATCGAAAAGAAAATATCGTGATCGTTACTGGACTAAATAATGCTGAAGGCAGTTGTTTAGCGATCACTACCAGGAAAGAGCATTACATCGATAGAGAATTTACCAGTGGAAGAGTAACTACCAGTGGCAAAGGTTCGTGGGGTCCTGGACATAGAATAGAAGCGCGGGTGTGGGCAAAAGATGTATTGTATAAGGGGGAGGGATTTGCTTTTTGGATGATGCCGGCCGAAAAACCTACCAATCAATCATCAATCATGTGGCCGCAGGGGGGCGAAATAGATATCATGGAGTATGTCGGCTCATTTCCATATGATAATCTTGGAAGCGTTCATTATGCATGGTCGTGGCTGAATAATGAATGGGCAGAATGGAATCATGGACACAAAGGAGCATATTACAAATATGCTTCAAAAACAGTTCCGTTCTCATCTCCCACTTACACAGGATATCCCCCACAAGCAAATGATTCAACCGCTGGAAGTAACTCATTTCACGTTTATGGAATAGAGTGGTTCAGCGACAGAATGGAATTTGCCGTCGATGGACATGTATACCACATACATTATTTTAATGACGGCGACAGTTTTGACAGCGGCATGGGAGACGGTCAAGATGAAGATGGTATCAAAACAATAAACGGATCGAGAACGCTGCTTTCTGAATATTCCAATCACTTCACTGAATGGCATCCATTTGAGCATTCATTCTTTATCATCCTCAGCGGAGGTGTGGGAGGAAGCGATACTAAGACGTACGGCGGTGCGATTGTAGCGGATGCGAAATTTCCATGCTCGGTCTATATTGACTGGGTGAGAGTTTATAAAAGAAATCAATAA